From Roseibium alexandrii DFL-11, the proteins below share one genomic window:
- a CDS encoding ATP-binding response regulator: protein MAEYDEDSVNLALLAHDLRTPLGAMRLTAELIETGPLNDAQAEQLSVLMRAIDSLEQMTTELITDAAPGDAGEDAAVSISSLVHDCADLFRVAAEKKGLKLTVRLQDTAGACQTGAAGQLRRAASALLDNAIKYTKRGGISVEVISCPFPEKQLGSTEQSNASTADAYWVSLSITDTGPGIDPTEREDLFRPFVRGRKAQENTSGSGLGLWGIAQTVRQMGGVLNHSSPETGGSRFEVQIPVKPAAPGLKGTKNASKTGAEDNELPDHVLIVDDNETNCRLLAALLESFGVTSDISHSGEDAIKLALEREYGAVLLDLHMPGMGGLEVAQELRKNRPAEELPLIAVTAALEAFGDNLLRKAGFLEGLGKPLAPSALYDVLVRAKQLKSVHWI from the coding sequence ATGGCTGAATACGATGAGGACAGTGTCAATCTTGCGCTTTTGGCGCATGATTTGCGCACGCCCTTAGGCGCCATGCGGTTAACTGCTGAGCTGATCGAAACAGGGCCTTTGAACGATGCGCAAGCGGAGCAACTGTCTGTGCTGATGCGGGCCATCGACTCCTTGGAACAGATGACAACGGAACTGATCACGGATGCAGCTCCTGGGGATGCGGGTGAAGATGCAGCCGTTTCAATATCATCCCTTGTTCACGATTGTGCGGATCTGTTCCGCGTCGCTGCTGAGAAAAAAGGTCTGAAACTCACGGTCCGGCTTCAGGACACGGCTGGCGCGTGCCAGACGGGTGCTGCCGGCCAGCTCAGGCGCGCGGCCTCCGCCTTGCTCGACAATGCTATCAAGTACACGAAGAGAGGCGGTATCAGTGTTGAGGTCATCTCCTGTCCGTTTCCGGAAAAGCAGCTTGGATCCACCGAGCAATCGAATGCGAGCACTGCAGACGCCTACTGGGTCAGTCTCTCAATCACTGATACAGGGCCGGGTATTGACCCTACGGAAAGGGAGGATCTGTTTCGCCCTTTTGTCAGGGGAAGGAAAGCTCAGGAAAACACTTCAGGTAGCGGCCTCGGTCTTTGGGGGATTGCTCAGACGGTCCGGCAAATGGGCGGTGTTTTGAACCACTCCTCCCCGGAGACCGGCGGCAGCCGGTTTGAGGTGCAAATCCCAGTTAAGCCAGCCGCACCCGGTCTCAAAGGCACCAAAAACGCTTCGAAAACGGGCGCTGAAGACAATGAACTTCCTGACCATGTCCTGATCGTTGACGACAATGAAACCAATTGCCGTCTGCTCGCAGCCTTGTTGGAGTCCTTTGGAGTTACCTCCGACATTTCCCATTCGGGCGAGGACGCGATCAAACTGGCTCTGGAGAGAGAATATGGGGCCGTTCTTCTGGATCTGCACATGCCCGGCATGGGCGGTCTTGAAGTTGCTCAAGAGTTGCGCAAGAACCGGCCGGCCGAGGAGCTGCCGCTCATTGCGGTGACTGCAGCTCTGGAAGCTTTTGGCGACAATTTGCTGCGCAAGGCTGGGTTTCTGGAGGGTTTGGGCAAACCGCTGGCGCCGTCTGCTCTTTACGATGTGCTCGTAAGAGCGAAGCAACTCAAGAGTGTTCACTGGATCTAG
- a CDS encoding 2-hydroxychromene-2-carboxylate isomerase → MTTDPKLQSNIVQLHAAKQPTIEFWYEFGSTYSYLSAMRIETQARDAGVSLSWRPFLLGPIFKKSGWDTSPFNLYPAKGRYMWRDMERQCARYGLPLTIPDPFPQSGLLAARIAQVGRTQPWIGDFTRAVFVAEFGSGEDISDEAFLAHLLLEAGAPAKEVLEASKSPDIKDALRASVGEAEEKGIFGAPSFVLQTGELFWGDDRLADALEMAAEIAKA, encoded by the coding sequence ATGACCACTGACCCGAAACTCCAGTCAAACATTGTTCAACTGCATGCAGCAAAGCAGCCAACGATCGAGTTCTGGTACGAATTCGGGTCTACTTACAGTTACTTGTCTGCAATGCGGATCGAAACACAGGCCCGGGATGCCGGGGTAAGTTTGTCCTGGAGGCCATTCCTGCTCGGCCCGATTTTCAAAAAAAGCGGTTGGGACACCTCGCCGTTCAACCTCTATCCGGCCAAAGGCCGTTACATGTGGCGGGATATGGAACGCCAATGCGCCCGCTATGGCCTGCCGCTCACCATCCCGGATCCATTCCCTCAATCCGGATTGCTGGCTGCGCGAATTGCTCAGGTGGGGCGGACACAGCCCTGGATCGGCGACTTCACGCGCGCCGTTTTTGTTGCCGAGTTCGGCAGCGGCGAGGATATTTCCGATGAAGCCTTTTTGGCGCATCTCCTCCTGGAAGCTGGCGCTCCAGCCAAGGAAGTCCTGGAAGCTTCAAAATCACCTGACATCAAAGACGCCTTGCGCGCGTCTGTCGGCGAAGCGGAAGAAAAAGGCATCTTCGGCGCACCCAGTTTCGTGCTTCAAACTGGCGAACTGTTCTGGGGCGATGATCGCCTCGCAGATGCACTCGAAATGGCAGCTGAGATCGCAAAAGCCTAG